The following coding sequences lie in one Lolium perenne isolate Kyuss_39 chromosome 2, Kyuss_2.0, whole genome shotgun sequence genomic window:
- the LOC139835783 gene encoding uncharacterized protein, whose translation MHASITAASLCLPRRRPLSAPPQPDFHFVGVQEDARLSDDHDLEVAREAPRLLLVPVSQVRRPLPFPGAPPPASSCQQRTDNRVHDPIEISNPAHFIRQAAKPSVVISTKPKPKSKTKTLPLSHLSPPLPPGATASSSRRPLFPMAEAPEQQMPDPPTPPQETKQRPKKNKRGRSKKPKRAAAAADAPSSTSATVVEDPFLVLAGGKEGGFLELEEIDGADYGIFGTIVEDVGASARKVGNDQKKKKTKRGKRKRGDNAKRLDADVGGDDDADCADGLVVESKEEEGEKAEEKGKRKKRNSSNPRPLS comes from the exons ATGCACGCGAGCATCACGGCCGCCTCCCTCTGCCTTCCTCGCCGCCGACCTCTCTCTGCCCCACCCCAACCCGACTTCCACTTCGTCGGCGTGCAGGAGGACGCCCGCCTCAGCGACGACCACGACCTCGAGGTGGCCAGAGAAGCCCCCCGCCTCCTCCTAGTCCCAGTCTCCCAGGTGCGCCGCCCTCTCCCCTTTCCAGGCGCGCCGCCCCCGGCCTCCTCCTGCCAGCAGCGTACAG ACAACCGTGTACACGATCCAATAGAGATCTCAAACCCGGCCCATTTCATCAGACAAGCCGCCAAGCCGTCGGTAGTTATTAGCACAAAGCCCAAGCCCAAGTCCAAAACCAAAACCCTTCCATTGTCTCATCTTTCTCCCCCACTTCCTCCCggcgccaccgcctcctcctcccgccgcccTCTGTTTCCGATGGCCGAAGCACCGGAGCAGCAGATGCCGGACCCTCCCACTCCGCCCCAGGAGACAAAGCAACGGCCCAAGAAAAACAAGAGGGGCCGCTCGAAGAAACCCaagcgagccgccgccgccgccgacgctcccTCCTCAACCAGCGCCACCGTGGTTGAGGACCCCTTCCTCGTCCTTGCCGGCGGCAAGGAAGGAG GGTTCCTGGAGCTGGAGGAAATCGACGGGGCCGACTACGGGATCTTCGGGACCATCGTGGAGGACGTGGGAGCAAGTGCCAGGAAGGTGGGCAATGaccaaaagaagaagaagaccaagaggGGGAAACGGAAGCGAGGGGATAATGCCAAGCGCTTGGATGCCGATGTTGGTGGCGATGACGATGCTGATTGTGCAGACGGTTTGGTAGTTGAGAgcaaggaggaggagggtgagAAGGCTGAGGAGAAgggaaagaggaagaagaggaacagtAGTAACCCTAGGCCCCTATCTTGA